From the Cyanobacterium sp. T60_A2020_053 genome, one window contains:
- a CDS encoding response regulator transcription factor, with protein sequence MSKILVIEDEQKLSKFLEQELQYEGYEVIVANDGITGLTVARDNKPDLILVDWMLPGITGLEVCRRLRLTGDKVPIVLLTAKDEISDRVAGLDAGADDYIVKPFSIEELLARLRANLRRSNEEDPDQLQFLDLTLNRRTREIKRGERAIELTATEYDLLEYLISHPRQVLTRDQILQRVWGYDFGGDSNIIEVYVRYLRLKLEANKEKRLIQTVRGVGYVLRE encoded by the coding sequence ATGAGCAAAATTTTGGTAATAGAAGATGAACAAAAACTGAGTAAGTTTTTAGAACAAGAATTACAGTACGAAGGTTATGAAGTTATAGTTGCTAATGATGGTATCACGGGTTTAACTGTCGCTAGGGATAATAAACCTGATTTGATTTTAGTGGATTGGATGTTACCCGGTATTACTGGTTTGGAAGTGTGTCGCCGTCTTCGTCTCACGGGGGATAAAGTGCCTATTGTTTTATTAACCGCTAAAGATGAAATTAGCGACAGGGTGGCTGGATTGGATGCGGGCGCTGATGACTATATTGTTAAACCTTTTAGTATCGAAGAATTATTGGCAAGATTAAGAGCTAATTTGCGTCGTAGTAATGAGGAAGACCCTGATCAGTTGCAATTCCTTGATCTTACTCTGAATCGTCGTACAAGGGAAATAAAAAGGGGGGAGCGCGCTATTGAGTTAACTGCCACGGAGTATGATTTATTAGAATATTTGATCTCCCATCCTCGTCAAGTGTTGACGAGAGATCAAATTTTGCAGAGGGTTTGGGGTTATGATTTTGGGGGAGACTCTAATATTATTGAAGTGTATGTGCGCTATCTCCGTTTAAAACTAGAAGCTAATAAAGAAAAAAGGTTAATTCAAACCGTCAGAGGGGTAGGTTATGTACTTAGGGAATAG